AAGGTGAATAAATGCTAGTTTACAgtttacactgaagttttctaaaGTCGCCTTTTAGTTACGTTTACCGTGGGTTTCCTTAAAAAATTATAGATGTTGCAGAACATTCCGCAGGCACAAAGAAATGTGGGGAGTGTTATCCGTGAGAATGAACGTGCACCGTATAATGATTTTGATTCAAGTGAGATAGTTAACGAGCAGGGATTTGGCAATTCGTTGTATGGACCTGCGAGCAATAGTACAGAGACTATATCGGGCCATAGAAATGGCTTCGACATGAGATCTGCAAATGCCGATGGCAAGTTACAGCCTACAAATAACATTACAAAAAGAAACGGTGAATTAAATAGGAGTTGGAAGCATTCAGAGGAAGAGGAATATATGTGGGATGGCATGAACTCACGATTACCGAATTCTGTCAAATCTAGTGGTAACTCAAAGCGAGACCCCCGGTCACACCCCGGGCCTGAAAAGTTGGTAAGTCTTAAGAAAGTAGAATGTTATATTTTATACTTGGTACATTTCATATGCAAAGTTGCAGCTTGTGTGGTGAATATGCATCTACGATTCGAAATTTACAAAAGTAACTTTGTGGAAAAGCTATTTGGGTGCCTTATTCAGTTATTCGCATACGATAACTCAAATAATCAAGTAGCTGCTTAATAGACAATTTTGGTTCTCTATAATTGATGGTTGGATATGTGTTGAAAGTGTGTATGATACTTGATTAGTCGATAACTAGAGTCAGTTAATCAGGTGTAAAGGTTGTGTTGTAGAATAGTGTTTTGATGTGCTTCCACCGTTTCGAGCAGTAATAATCATAACAATTATCGAGTCTTCAACAATTTTTTAAATGGGAGCAAAAGTCTCAAATTAGATTATAAGGGGGCAAGGGGCAGACATGTAATTTATAGTTACACCGAGATAATTAGTTCTGCTATAGCTGGTATGAAACTAATAGTTTAACCGCTAAACAGTTAGATAAGCAGTAGCAGAATCTGTCATCTGAACAGTAAAATCTGACTACTGCGACTTCGAAACTGGCCAGCATTTTAGATCATGAttctgtttatatatatatatatatatatataggggaaggttcaaatgaaaaccacttttattgtgaaaactcgaaaactaactaaaaaaaacctaaaaaacacaccaaatttattttttattaaaaatcgctaatttttatatataaaaaaacttaaaaaaaaaatttgtagtacacgtgtaataatacacatgtgtagtattacacaagtgcactacaatttttttttgaaattttttttatatataaaaaaatgcgaaaattggtatgcaaaaaaaaaaaaaaaattggtatgttttttggcttttttaattagttttcgagttttcacaataactagtggttttatatatatgcatgtaaATGTTGTTGTAACTCCAAACTGAGAATCTGCATTTTAACTTTGCAGGGTTTTCAGAATCACCTCCAAAAGTCACAAGGGATACAAGATACGGGGTCAAGGGTTGATAGAGAAGCTTCAACTGATTCACCATCAGTAGCAAGGCCACAAGGGCCGGCTTTCAACGGGGTATCCACATCTATTAACTCCATCTTAAAATCTTCTTTGCAGCCACAAATAGGGTCCTCTCACGTTGGAGCCTCGGGACTACTCGGGTTTCCTCCAAGTGCAGTAAAGCAACGGCATACTCCCGGAGCTGCATCACCGCTGCTCCACCATCCTCCTACACCCTCGTTCCCAACTCATACTTCAGGTAGATTACTGAATAATTTtacgggccaagatggtaaaccGGCTCTATCTCGAGGGGAAATAAACACAGGACTTTCTAATCAGTCTCCTCAAGATTCTTTCCATACGGGTGATTCTCAAAAACCCCAAATGCAGCTGCCGTTAAATACAAAAAAACATGGACCTGTTCGGTCTCCAGCTACAAAGACGTCTTCTGATGCGAACACATTGGTTGGTTCATCTTCGGATCATATTAGATCTCCTACtttgcaaaaagaagcagaattgccACCTGTCTCGAGTCTTTTGAGTACGCTGGTTGCCAAGGGCTTGATCTCTGCATCAAAGGCCGATTCTCCATCTGACCAAACCCTGAAAAGAAACGCGGACCCGAAAATTGATACGCCGGCAGTACTTGTACCAGAAAAGACGATATTACCCCTTCCAAAGGACGAGCCATCTGCTGTGAAAGGTAGTGTGGATACCGAAGATGTAAAAAGTGTTATTGGTTTTGAATTTAAGCCCGATGTTATTCGGAGGTCACATCCTGCTGTTATCAGCCAACTCATTATCGATGAACTTCCGCACCAATGCCACATATGCGGGTTAAGGTTTAAACTCGTAGAACGTTTCGATAAACACATTGAGTGGCACACACTTAATAATCCTGAACTGAACACTCCCAATAAAGCATCCAGGAGATGGTTCACAAAATCTGACGATTGGGTTAAAGAGAAGCCTGAAGTGCGGTCTAGTGATGAGACCACTGGTCCCGTGCAGATTGACGGTGAGCAGATGGTTGTTGCTGATGAAAGCCAATGTGCGTGTGTTTTGTGTGGTGAGGTGTTTGATGACTTTTACTGGCAAGAAATGGGCAAATGGATGTTTAGAAGAGCTGTGTACCTCAACACCAAAGATGAAAATATTGGTGATACTTACGGTCCCATAGTGCATGCGCATTGTATATCCGGAAATTCCCTTTCAGATTTGGGCCTATCCAATGATGTTAATAAAGTAAGTATTGTTTTTAAACACCACCTATATTCTACCATATATTGTaagggtaactttgtagaatagtaaccaagtttcaaaagtgttccaattaggtcactcaagtttcaaaaatgttctaatcaggtcactcaacattcattcttcattaaaattaagggttttttcatccatttcataggtaactgtggtgatgtggatttttgtttcttttttctcttttatttgatgctaacgtcgagtgatgacgtggattgtaacttgttttttttttttttaatttttaatgtaattagatggtttttatttttaataaatataatttcatatattaaaatatttCGTCCCCAACATCTTATGCTCCATTTTTTTCTTAACACGTGGAAAAAAAGACAtggctcgatttgaatgttaagttatctaattgtgACAAAAACGACaccagtgacctaattagaacacttttaaaacttggttactattctgtgaaATTTCTCCTATATTTATTGTAATTTGGTATTTATGTTACTTACGCTTTGTTTTTATCTTGTTTTTGACTCTCAGGAAGGCGAGTAATGCTTCCAAGTCAAACCGCGTAGAGCATCATATGATGAAGCCGAAAGCGAGTTAAAACCAGGTTTGGTATTGTACTGCAGATACATGCTTAGATTGTTATGCGTCTATGCCTTCAAATTTGGTGCAAATGCTGGAAACACATGCATCATCTGTTTTCTAAATTTACCTTTTTTGGTCAACCTTTGACAGATAGAAAATTAATACATCTCTATGGTCTCGCACCATATCTTTACTTATATCGTTAACTTACTGCTTGTTCATTTCTCGTttgttcgttttttttttctttctaaactcTATAGTTTTGACTTTCTTGAAAGCAAAAATGGGCTGCAAGTTCCAGCATCTTGCAGCATGAGAGAAAGCAGTGTGTAATTGCTGAAGACATGGGTTGTATCCATAGAAATAATATATATGGTTTTGGTTTGTGTTCGCTTATCGGCAGCATCATGTGTTCATTAAAGTTAAAAACATCATCGAATTTGAATGCTATTTTATTAGTTGTGATATGCTATACATTAATGAACTTTAGTTCGATTATGGTTATTGTTTTTGTGCGTGTTTCATTGCTCATGAACTATGTTAATGTGTTTGATTGCTTTTGCGTCAACAAACTGTTTAAAACATCATCGAAAATGCAGATTTGGAAATCTGACCTGACTTATGATACAACTAAATGGATATGGTTCTGACCTGTTAGTTAGCTCATGGATCTCGATGTGACCTGAGTAACCCCACTTGTTTATTCGCAGGGGTGTAAATGAGCCGAGTCTCGGCCCAGCCCAAGCTTGCTAGACTTGCTAAAAACTAAACATTGATTCGACCTTTGACCCCGTAAGGCGACCGGGTCGACCTCCGGTCCGGTCCTGAAAAAATTGATTTAAAGTGAATCAATAAGACAATATATGTGGAACTCCCAACCATCACCGACTAAGTGGAAAAGCCCTCTCCATTGTACTtgcttttttttttaagaaatcaTAAAAGATACTTGATATCTTTCCCTCTCTCGCAATTCTGGGACTAATGTTTTTCTTAAAACAAACATttttctagaaaaaaaaaaaataagagaaAGGAAAGAAACAAAATGAAAGAATTCTATATGTACTAGTCTTCTCAGATTAAAGCGGTTGGAGGCTAGCATCTAGTTGGTGTCGGATATAAGATTAAGTGATACTTCATGCTCAAAAGTGTGGGGGTGCCACATTAGCCCAGGGGCGGATTCAAGGATGGTTTGGGGTTCTCGGGAATCCCCTCGGCCTTGAAAAAATTAGTGGTAActttgtatgatttggaaaaaatagtgagaatttaCCAAAAGGAACCCGGTGGAAAACATTCCTGGATCCACCACTTCATTAGCCCAAGGGGCGTTGAAGAGGTATGGTTCCAAATTAGTGCATACATGGCAtggggaccacaccacttttccaGCATGGCGTCCACATCATCCGAGTACATCCAGAAGTGTTtagaagcttctggaagaaaTTGCAGGTGACAAAGAAGATGCTCCTTCAGACAAAAAGGACGACACGTGGCACCTATAGATGGACGCCAGCCTTCATTGCAAGATTTCTAGAGAGCAGGCCGACAGCCAGTACCAGTGAGCCCCCGGTTGGACGAATGAGCGCGCGCCATGTCATCCACTACACTGGCGACAGCAGAGGGGACAAaaaggatattccccttggtcggacagctgacATCCACTGGCTAGCTGGCAGgtctcctcctcctccttcatcctccggctataaatagaggactCCACCTTCAGGTTTAAGGATTCTGCTCTCACTCCTTACTCTTAACACACATTATTCTCCTCAGAACATTACTTATTCTCACagccggagggtggtcacaaggagaacccccatattcccctcctTGTGGCAAGTCatcggtgttctgttttgcaggatatcAGCTAACGGCGAGTGGAGGAAGAGATTGAACCCTTAATCTATGAGACAGTCAGCTGGGATAACTTAGTGTTAACTAGtttttcatcattggcgcccaccgcatTTTTTTACAACCAtttttcatctctttctctttgaAACACTCTTCAATGGCTGAACCAAACCCCTTTTTTCAGATAGACGGGGAAAACTCTCCGTTTGGCCCGGTAATGGACAACGCGCACGTCCAAAACCACCAAAGGGACGAGCCCGTCAGAGAGGAGTCAGCAAGCGCCGGAGTCCCTGATTTCTTTGGAAGTGCTTCTAGGGTAATCCAACAAACGACTCCCGACACACAAAACCCAAGCCAATGGCGCTGGCCCATCAGCACCATCGGCACCGACACAACCAAATGTCTCTGCATTACTACGACTACCAGAAGGAGCAATTCTTGCTTCCTAGTATACAAAGTCGCAAGCAACACTAAACTTGGTCTATGGGCAGGTGAGTGCGCAACAGGCATTGCTACAAGCGCAAGTACAACCGTCTCCTTTCGTAACTCCAGCTCCATGTCACGTCACGTCACGTCACGTGAGCAGTCAGACTCCGCTGCATGCGCACGCGCAGACCCAGCAAAATGAAAGATCATCCACGATAAGAAGGCAGAGCGCGCATGACACGCGCGATACTTACGGGGATACAAAGAGTAATAATGAACAACACACCCATCAACAGAGAAAGCCCCCATTGAGCAGCCAGCTAGGGTCGCGCAACATCAATAAAGAATGGGAACACAACAATGAAGAAGAAGATTCTACTTGCAGACAAGAAGAGACATCTGTCTTCAGTAGACTGCCACCAAATCACGAGTCCTATAGGCCCCGCGCGTTCGCAGGGTATAACCCAGCTGCAGAACACGACTTCACCTTAAGCTACCGCCCAGAGGGCGTAACTGAGAAATCCAAATTCATCAAGGAGATTGCTATGGCTCCATTAGAGCAAACAAAGCTACCACACAACGTGGGAAAATACAATGGTCTCACAGATCCAGATGACTATCTCCAAGTATTCACAACTGCAGGCGTTGTACATTACCAGTTTGGTGTCACCTATTTGTTCAGACTTTCGTAGGCGCGGCACACACATGGTTTGATAGTTTACCAGCTGGAAGAATCAAGTCTTTGATGGACTTGCAAAAGAAATTCTTGTCACACTTCAGTCAACAACGAAGGTACACCAGAGACTCAGCAGATGTCTTGAACATCTGGCGTAAAGCACATGAGGGTATAGAAGATTTCATCACTAGATACAACAAAGAATGCTTGGAAATTGGGAACGTCGGAGATGAGATCATGCGCGCGCACTTCATGCACGCCGTCAAATGTGACGATCTGATAAGAAGAGTAAAAGGAAGAGATGGAGGTCCTAAAGACTGGGAAACCTTCATCGAAGCAGCAAAAATCATTGCGCAGATAGATTAGCAGTTGACCGACGATGAAAGCCGTCACTATAGCTATAGCTAGCACGTCAACGATAAGCGCAACAAAAGCGGGCGAGGCCCATCATGGAAAGTGACTGGCTATAGTGAAAGAAGCCCACCAGTGGAAGATGCACGCATGACCATCAATCAGATAGGCTATCGAAAAGAAGTCAAGAATGAGAACAGAGAGAACCAATGGACACCTCTcaccaagactcattctgaggttCTATCCATCGAGAATCATCAGTTCAAGGCTCCTCTACAGATGCACAACAAAAGAGGGCAAGACCCAAACCTTTTGGCGCGTTGAATATACAatgatacattcattaactttgatcacgccgaccggtagtatgtagtggtaccataggattgACAATCCTGTTCTcgcaccctaggtttgtttggatgtgaACCCTAGGGAAAACATTTTGTAAAGATTCATGGCTGATTTTCAATTAAACATTTCTTTTACCATACAAAGTCATGAATCTCcatcacaaaacctatgttactcacaagcatttttatgctgacgtatttacTTTCACATATGTTCCAGGAGCGAATGTTTGATGTTGAGCATGCTTCACTTAGTGCGACTTAGGCTTTAGCGACTTAAAATCAAGAAAAACGTTATATTTTATGCTATGTTTTCTATTTGAACCAAGACAATGTAATCATTTTATTTTGTAAAACTAAACTTTAAGTatcatgtgttgtgaaacaataattctgtgacatgactccccgacgtttccgccgcggtttgttgttttacgcggtcggggtgtgacagaagagttggtatcagagcacatgGTTATATGGAATTATTAATAATTCTTTggcctagactataacctttctaggaccctaacacaagttatcttgtgtttagttctTAAAACAAtatcacttatccttaggtgattaccaaaacaagTCCACCAATtttaaaatgattttgaaaatcaatcatctatccttagatgatttgtttttaggctttgtgctttcaaagttttcaaaatcttatcaaagtttgggttttaataatgtgaacacgtgcaatctggaagggtgggtgcctgtaccctgaatTTTCTGTCAAAGGCTacagtgttcgtacaaatccgcattaacGGAACAATCACTTTTATTTgagaactcttggggtgagtgtccacttataggctaaagcatgtctttgCAATACACTATaaagacccatttactttgattagtcactgtgtgtggattgtttgttttaagtaatgAACAAATGAACACATTCCTTATGTCTTGacgatgttttcaatacctcttttgatTATCCAATACCAATCTCACACATCTCCTTGTGTTTCCTTTTCTtatagaatgcctccacgacgtgatCAAACTCAAGATGCCGCAATGGTAGCCATGACCGCTCAACAAatcgctgctgtactcccgaacctaGTAACCCAGTTAAACCAAgcaaacaacaacaaaaacaacaataacaacgcaCCTGTTTCGTGCAACTTTAAGACTTTCAATTTGGCTAAACCGCTCCAATTTTCTGGGTTTGAAGGAGCTACTGGGCTC
The Helianthus annuus cultivar XRQ/B chromosome 6, HanXRQr2.0-SUNRISE, whole genome shotgun sequence genome window above contains:
- the LOC110865829 gene encoding polyadenylation and cleavage factor homolog 4 isoform X1, with amino-acid sequence MEINSTSRGGRPFDRPVRDPATMKKPRLMRGDNNVSNGGATARPVVVQRQSVLGFRSETGDSIRDGGGYHPQALSQVQLQQQHQELVDQYRTALAELTFNSKPIITNLTIIAGENAHAAKAIAATICSNILEVPSDQKLPSLYLLDSIVKNIGRDYIKYFAARLPEVFCKAYRQVDPAVHSGMRHLFGTWKGVFPPQSLQLIEKELGFQSVANGSSSLEPDPQSQRPARSIHVNPEYLEAQQRLQQSSTAKGPTSDTNLINTHENTNRQGRTSANITSNPRLKMLQNIPQAQRNVGSVIRENERAPYNDFDSSEIVNEQGFGNSLYGPASNSTETISGHRNGFDMRSANADGKLQPTNNITKRNGELNRSWKHSEEEEYMWDGMNSRLPNSVKSSGNSKRDPRSHPGPEKLGFQNHLQKSQGIQDTGSRVDREASTDSPSVARPQGPAFNGVSTSINSILKSSLQPQIGSSHVGASGLLGFPPSAVKQRHTPGAASPLLHHPPTPSFPTHTSGRLLNNFTGQDGKPALSRGEINTGLSNQSPQDSFHTGDSQKPQMQLPLNTKKHGPVRSPATKTSSDANTLVGSSSDHIRSPTLQKEAELPPVSSLLSTLVAKGLISASKADSPSDQTLKRNADPKIDTPAVLVPEKTILPLPKDEPSAVKGSVDTEDVKSVIGFEFKPDVIRRSHPAVISQLIIDELPHQCHICGLRFKLVERFDKHIEWHTLNNPELNTPNKASRRWFTKSDDWVKEKPEVRSSDETTGPVQIDGEQMVVADESQCACVLCGEVFDDFYWQEMGKWMFRRAVYLNTKDENIGDTYGPIVHAHCISGNSLSDLGLSNDVNKEGE
- the LOC110865829 gene encoding polyadenylation and cleavage factor homolog 4 isoform X3, with protein sequence MEINSTSRGGRPFDRPVRDPATMKKPRLMRGDNNVSNGGATARPVVVQRQSVLGFRSETGDSIRDGGGYHPQALSQVQLQQQHQELVDQYRTALAELTFNSKPIITNLTIIAGENAHAAKAIAATICSNILEVPSDQKLPSLYLLDSIVKNIGRDYIKYFAARLPEVFCKAYRQVDPAVHSGMRHLFGTWKGVFPPQSLQLIEKELGFQSVANGSSSLEPDPQSQRPARSIHVNPEYLEAQQRLQQSSTAKGPTSDTNLINTHENTNRQGRTSANITSNPRLKAQRNVGSVIRENERAPYNDFDSSEIVNEQGFGNSLYGPASNSTETISGHRNGFDMRSANADGKLQPTNNITKRNGELNRSWKHSEEEEYMWDGMNSRLPNSVKSSGNSKRDPRSHPGPEKLGFQNHLQKSQGIQDTGSRVDREASTDSPSVARPQGPAFNGVSTSINSILKSSLQPQIGSSHVGASGLLGFPPSAVKQRHTPGAASPLLHHPPTPSFPTHTSGRLLNNFTGQDGKPALSRGEINTGLSNQSPQDSFHTGDSQKPQMQLPLNTKKHGPVRSPATKTSSDANTLVGSSSDHIRSPTLQKEAELPPVSSLLSTLVAKGLISASKADSPSDQTLKRNADPKIDTPAVLVPEKTILPLPKDEPSAVKGSVDTEDVKSVIGFEFKPDVIRRSHPAVISQLIIDELPHQCHICGLRFKLVERFDKHIEWHTLNNPELNTPNKASRRWFTKSDDWVKEKPEVRSSDETTGPVQIDGEQMVVADESQCACVLCGEVFDDFYWQEMGKWMFRRAVYLNTKDENIGDTYGPIVHAHCISGNSLSDLGLSNDVNKEGE
- the LOC110865829 gene encoding polyadenylation and cleavage factor homolog 4 isoform X2; this encodes MEINSTSRGGRPFDRPVRDPATMKKPRLMRGDNNVSNGGATARPVVVQRQSVLGFRSETGDSIRDGGGYHPQALSQVQLQQQHQELVDQYRTALAELTFNSKPIITNLTIIAGENAHAAKAIAATICSNILEVPSDQKLPSLYLLDSIVKNIGRDYIKYFAARLPEVFCKAYRQVDPAVHSGMRHLFGTWKGVFPPQSLQLIEKELGFQSVANGSSSLEPDPQSQRPARSIHVNPEYLEAQQRLQQSSTAKGPTSDTNLINTHENTNRQGRTSANITSNPRLKNIPQAQRNVGSVIRENERAPYNDFDSSEIVNEQGFGNSLYGPASNSTETISGHRNGFDMRSANADGKLQPTNNITKRNGELNRSWKHSEEEEYMWDGMNSRLPNSVKSSGNSKRDPRSHPGPEKLGFQNHLQKSQGIQDTGSRVDREASTDSPSVARPQGPAFNGVSTSINSILKSSLQPQIGSSHVGASGLLGFPPSAVKQRHTPGAASPLLHHPPTPSFPTHTSGRLLNNFTGQDGKPALSRGEINTGLSNQSPQDSFHTGDSQKPQMQLPLNTKKHGPVRSPATKTSSDANTLVGSSSDHIRSPTLQKEAELPPVSSLLSTLVAKGLISASKADSPSDQTLKRNADPKIDTPAVLVPEKTILPLPKDEPSAVKGSVDTEDVKSVIGFEFKPDVIRRSHPAVISQLIIDELPHQCHICGLRFKLVERFDKHIEWHTLNNPELNTPNKASRRWFTKSDDWVKEKPEVRSSDETTGPVQIDGEQMVVADESQCACVLCGEVFDDFYWQEMGKWMFRRAVYLNTKDENIGDTYGPIVHAHCISGNSLSDLGLSNDVNKEGE